The bacterium nucleotide sequence CCTGACGCAGGGCGCTCCAGGAAGGCTTTCCCATGTTGGCCAGGGCGTTGGCTGCCACCCAGCCCACATCACCGTACTGGAGCAGGTCTGCAAGGAGAGGCACACTCTCAGGCCTTCCCAGCTCCCCAAGCAGGGCAATAGCGTTGTAACGCAGGGTCGTGTTCCTCTTGCTCCTGGCTCTCTCGTGGAGAGTACCCAACGCACCATCCCCCATCTGGAGGATTACAAGGTTCCTGGTGAGACAGAACCTGTCATCCCCGGTCGCCTTCAGGAGCTCATCCACAGCAGACTCTCCTATCTCCATGAAGGCGTAGGAGATCAGCCCTCCCATCTGATCTTCGCTCTGCATCCTGTTGATAAGTCCATGGATGGCTCTGGGGTCCTTGAACTCGATGAGGGCTGTGACCGCGAACATCCTCACATTGACATCCGTGTCATCAAGGGCGCTTATTATGAGAGGAACCGCCTCCCTGTCTCCGATCTTGCGCAGGGTCGTGATTATGTTTTTCCTGATTACCGGGTCCTTGTCCCTGATCCTGCTCGCAAGGGTCGGATAAATGTCCGGATTCAGCCGGGCAAGGGCAGTGGTTGCATAATCCTGAACCTCTAGATTTGGATCTCTTAAAGCCATGAACAGACCCTCGGAAGCAGATATGTGGTGAAAACCGTCAAGCGCCTTTACTACGCTCCTGCGGACCGCCACCTCCCTGTCCTTGAGAGCATTGATCAGATAGGGCAGGGTGTCCGGCAACCGGAGCCGTCCCAAAGCCAGTGCCGCACCGCTTCTTATCCTGACACTCCCGGTCTTCAGTGCAGCCTGCAGGGCCGGGACCGACCTGGGCCCGAACTTTTCAGCTGCCTGGAGGACAAAATCGGCCAGCCCCACGTCTTCCATCTCAAACAGCTTGAGGATGCCGTCTAAGGACCTTTCGTCCCCGAGGTCGCAAAGTGCCTGGATAACCTGGATCCGCACGTCCCTGTCCGGGTCCTTCAGGAGTTTGTAAAGGGGGCCCACAGCCAGGGGGTCGTTTATTCGTCCCAGCAGGTAGGCTGCCCGGCTGCGAAAAGTGGGATCTCTATGTCCCAGCTGGTCAACGAGGAAGGAGGAGGCCCTCGGGCCCAGTTCCACGAAAATGGACTCGCACAGCCAGTTTATCTCCGTGTCGTCCATCCCTGTGAACACGGCCATGTACCCCACTGCACCCCATCTTTTAAGAGAGTCTACAGCCTCCCGCCGGACCTTGATATCAGGGTACCTGAGCAGGTCAAGGTTAAAGTCCAGCGCCTCATCCGTCCCGAGTTCGCGGATCTCATCGAGGACCGGGAACCGTTCCTCCTCGGATGCGAGGTAATATCGTCTTTTCAGGATCTCCAGCTGGGATTGCTGCCCGATGGCGGGGTGGCCGGCACGTCCCGTTCCCCCCGTGGTGACCCCGACAGTAGCCTTGGCCGCCCACCCATCTCCGGGGGCAAAGCAAAGCAAACCCGCCAGCATTGCAGTACATATCCCTACAGGGAAGGCTTTACGCATTATTAACAGAGAGGTATTATTGATATGTCGTTTCATCCTGGTTATCATCCTGCCTTGGAGCCTGTCGGAGTATCTCATCCGGCTTTCAGATATAGTCTGGTAGAAGATATAATACTATTGTCTTGAAAAATCGAGGCAACTTCAAGGATTATACATGAAATCCGTTTTTGGACGAAGTTCTCAGCGGATCTCGGGTAAGGGAGACTTTCCATGAAGGATTACAAATGCCCAGTCTGTGATGCGGAGCTTATCCTCGATGGCGATGAACGAACCGGTGATAACGTATACTGCTCATCCTGCAGCAGTACCATCAAGGTTTACAGCGGCAAAACAAGTGATGACCTCAAACTTGTCGATGATAACTGATTATCTCTAACCTCTAATACCATTGACCAGACTCGATAAACAACAACCCACCAGGTCCGATCTCCTGGCAGACGCAGTTCGCATTTCCCGTCTCGCCGGAAAGCTGCTGAAAGACCGTCTGTTAACCGACATTTCTGTGGCTCACAAGGGAGAAGTGGATCTTGTCACGGAAATGGACAGATCGGCCCAGGACCTTATCGAGCAGGAGATCCTGGTCAAGTATCCGGATCACGGCATCCTCGCTGAAGAAGACCTCCACATACAGGGCTCAGATGGTTTCCACTGGATCGTCGACCCTTTAGACGGGACGACCAACTATGCCCACCGCTTCCCGGTATTCTCGGTCTCCATCGCCGTAGCCTACAGGAACGATATCCTGTGCGGTGTCGTCTTCAACCCCGTAACGGAAGAGCTGTTCACGGCTATCCGGGGTGAAGGAGCCAGCCTTAACGACATGCCCATCAGGGTTTCCAAAATAAACAGTCTCAACGACAGTCTCCTCGGGACCGGGTTTCCCTACAACATAAGGGAAAGTTCCCAGACCAATCTGGACCATTTCAAAGAATTCGCCATGAGGACCCAGGGTATCCGACGCTGCGGAAGCGCTGCTCTGGACCTTTGCTTTGTAGCCTGCGGACGGCTGGAGGGCTTCTGGGAGCTGAACCTGAAATCCTGGGATATCGCAGCCGGTGCGCTTATCGTCAGGGAGGCCGGGGGGGTAACCACCGATTTTGAAGGCACCGCGCTGGAAATAGACGGATCAAGGGTCCTTGCCAGTAATGGGCACATTCATGAGCAAATGATGGAAATTTTGAAGATCAGTGTTTAGAGTCTAGCTTCTGGTGTCTGGAGTCCAGGACCTGGGGTCTGGACAGTCTACAAAAGATCAAAAACGGGCTAAACGCGAAGGATTCCAAGTTGCGCAAAGTTGATGGACTCGCAATGACAAAAAAACACCCTTAATGATCATTCTTCACTGCTTTCCCACCGCTCCCATGTTCCCATGCTCCCCCGTATCAGTCGGATAATCCGACACCAACGGGGGATACAGCCCTCGCCAGGGTCAGGACGGATACCGTCGCACCCGCACGGCGCAGGATCCTGGAACACGCCAGGACCGTTGAACCGGTAGTGTAAACATCATCAAAAAGTAGAACCCGTTGCCCCCTCACCAGATCAATAGCTCTGCCAGGTACAAAGGATACGGAAGCGTTTCGGCTTCTTTCCTTTGCGGAAAGACCCACCTGGGTACGATTTCCCTTTTTTCTGAGAGCATTCGTCTGAACCTCAACACCCAGTTGCCGGGCGACCGACGCGGCAAGGATATAGGACTGGTTAAACCCTCTTTTCCATCGGCCGTTTAAGGACAGCGGTACGGGTATTAGAAGATCCACCTCGGGGAAGGGATGTAGTGCACCAATGCCCGTGGCAAGCGCATCTTGAAGAGGCGCCATCAGTCCGATCATGCCTCCGTACTTGAATTTGGATAGTGCCTCGGCCACTGCCCCCCGGTACAAAAGCACACCTCGGCACCACTTAAAGGTCGGCCGCCCCTTTATGCAGGCAAGACACAAGTGGGATGCCTGACTGCCCTGAAAGGGCTTACCGCACAGTTCGCAGCATTGCCCTCCAACAGGTTCAAATAAATCAAAACAATCCGGGCAGCAGTGGGGGTAAGGGCCATGAGAGAGTCGGCCGCAGATAAGACAGATGGGAGGGTATATGGCATCCAGGAGTCCACGAGCGATCTCATTCGATAGCATACCTGTCGATATGCAAACGACAAGCCAGTTTAGACTCCTGGATGCATGAGACGCGGTGAGGGGGAGCGTGGGTGAGGGAGAACAGACAGTATCGGCGTGTCGGTGTGTCGGCGTATCGGAGAAAATACCAGTATTTGGGAGGGAATCAAGGTCCAGGGTCTAAATACTGCTTTTGTCATCGCGAACCGTTAACCGAGTGAAGCGATCCCGGGATTGCTTCCGCCTTCGCCAAGGCTACGGCGGACAGGTCGGCATGATCTATGGCCTCGCAATGGCAACGATCGCAACGCCCTGTGCTCTTCGCCCTACGCACTGTCTTTCCCACTGCCTCCTGGGTACTGGGTACTGCTTAAAACAAAGGAACTCCCGTCATTTCTGATGGTTGAGCTATACCCATGATCTTCAGTATCGTCGGAGCTACATCAGCCAGGCGCCCTTCCCTTAAGACAGGGTGTTCAGAGGTAAAACCGGGGGCGACCAGGATCAGGGGAACACTCCTCGTCGTATGTGCGGTGTGCGGCGTTCCGCTGGGATCCATCATCGACTCGGCGTTTCCGTGATCGGAAGTAATTATCAGCACCCCACCTGACTTGATCACCATATCGGAGATCCGACCGACACATTCATCCACCTTCTCGATGGCGGTAACCGCCGCCTCATAAACTCCGGTGTGCCCCACCATGTCCGGGTTGGCAAAGTTCACCAAAACAAAATCGTAGTCCCCGGAACGGAGGCGATCCATGAGCTTGTCGGTTACCTCCTCGGCACTCATCTGGGGCTTGAGATCGTATGTAGGCACATCCTTCGGTGACGGAACAAGGTAGCGATCCTCTCCAGGAAAAACCCTTTCTTCCCCGCCGTTGAAAAAGAAGGTTACGTGGGCGTACTTCTCCGTTTCCGCGATCCTGAGCTGGGTCAAACCGTGTTTACTGATCACCTCACCGAGGATTTCCCCATGCTCCTGTGGTGAAAAAATAACCGGGTATGGGAAGTTCTCATCGTACCGGGCAAGGCAAACATAGGTTGAAAGCTCAGGAAATTTTGATCTTTTAAAACTTTTGAAATCCCGATCATTGAGGGCGTGACTGATCTCCCGGGCACGGTCACCCCTGAAGTTCATGAACACCACACCGTCACCATCACCAATGACCCCAACTGGAACACCCCTGTGGTAAATAACAGTGGGCTGGATAAATTCGTCGGTCTCGCCTCTCTCGTAAGCCTCCTTGACAGCCGACTCACCAGACAATGCCTCAAACCCCTGTCCCGATACGAGGGCGTTATAGCCTTTCTCGACCCTGTCCCACCTGTTGTCCCTGTCCATGGGATAAAAGCGGCCGGCAACCGTTGCCAACCTGACATTTTTCAGGGTAGCCAGGTGCTGCTGGATCTCCTGAATGAAGCCCAGCCCTGAATTAGGCGGTGTGTCGCGGCCGTCCATGAAGGCGTGGACAAAAATACTGTCTACTTTATTTTTCGAAGCCATGGTCGCCAGAGCTTTTATCTGATCAATATGGCTGTGGACGCCACCATCAGACATGAGACCCATTATGTGGAGCCTGCCCGAGGCCCTTTTAACAGTCCTGAACGCATCAAGGAGGACCGGGTTTTCAAAAAACTCCCCGGACTGGATGGCCTTGTTTATTCTTGTGAAATCCTGATAAACGATGCGCCCGGCACCCAGGTTAAGGTGTCCCACCTCTGAATTGCCGATCTGGTGGTCAGGGAGTCCCACATCCATTCCTGCCGCCCCGAGGGTCGTGGTGGGATAGAGGGAGGCCAAGCGGTCCATGACCGGGGTCCTGGCCCCGGCGATGGCGTCCAGACCTTCCCCGGTGGAAACTCCCCAGCCATCGAGAACCATAAGTACAGTGGGGACTTTTTTTACTCTATTCATCAAGAATCTCTCCTTGTTGTCAAAAAAAGTCCCCTCTGGAAGAGGGGATGAGGGGAGTGGGCGAAGAAGGGATGAAGACGCATATTCTCCTCATCTCCTTTTCCCCTTTTCTCCTTTTCTGTAATTTACTCCTCATTCTCATACTGCGGGCTGTCTGCGGGGGTTGATCTTGGCTCAGTCAAGCCTGGCAGAGCAAAACTGTTCCAGAGTCCGCATGATTGGCATCGTGATGCCCACGCATCGACGGTGTGGCTGCAGTTCCCGCATATGAACCTGGGATTCAAACCGTCGGAGAGATCCACGTAAAGACCAAACTCCTTGATAGATTCCTTATATCTCTCTCTCCGCGCGTTGACCTCGCCGAGAAGGGCATGGAGGAGAGGTGATACATAACCGGTGGATTCCACCTTCTTAAGGGCCATATAACTTTCATCAACCATCTCCAGCCGCAGGCAGATCTTCCCGTAGAAAAGGTTAAGGAAAACGTCCTCGGGGGCACTGTCAAGAAGGCCCCGGAAGGTCTCGATGAGCTTGCGGGGATTTTCCTTTTTGATCAGTTTTTCTTCCATAACCTGGAGGAATACGGGGTTATGGTGCCGGTTGTATCCCTCTGTGAGGATCTTCAACCCCTCATCCACCTTGCCGGACCTGATGCGGGCCTCCCCGAGGGCTACGGTAGCGGCTACAAAGTCCGGAGACTCTTTGAGGATATCCCTGAGGGTCTTGACCGCCTTTTCCGCATCACCGTTGTCCAGGTAACCGGCAGCCACCTGGTAGCGAAGACCTAATAGATACGACTGCGATTCCGGTTCTCTTCCAGCCGCCTTGATGAATTTCCGCTGAGTATTCACCGCCCCTTCCCAGTCGCCCTGCTTCTCCTGGATATCCCTGAGGGCGATGAGAGCCGTCCGGTTGGAATCATCCTTGGAGAGGATCTTATTCAGAATTCCCACAGCCTCTGTCAACTGGCCTGCAGCAAGGTAATCATCAACAAGAAACAGAAGAACCCTGAGGTTCCCCGTATGCGCCTCAAGAGCCTTCCTATGAAGCTCAAGTGCTTTCTGGAACTCCCCCAACGCAAGGTAAACCGTACCCAACCTGAAGAAAGGCAAAAGAAACTCAGTGTCCTTGGCCACAGCCTCCTCAAGGAGTTTGACCGCCTGGTTCATTTTGCCCGAAAGGTGGGCATCCACACCGCGGTTGTAAAGCTCCTCGGCCTTGGCCCGCCGTCTTTTCTTCATGCTGACCTGGAAATTGTCATAGGATCTACGTATCCCCCGGAGAGCCAGAAGAGCGAAGACAATGGCCGATCCTATGCCAATAGACAGGAGAACAAGGCCAACAACGGGCAGTTCCACCATCTTTCCCGGCCACACGGTCAGATCGACCGTCCCGTGGTTATAGAAGGCAAAATAGGAGAATAGGATGACGACTATCAGGATAACCATCGTGGCCAGGCGACTCATTTGATCTCACCTCTCTTTTCCAGGTCTTCCTTGCACTGTGCGCAATAGTTGGCTATGGGTCTGACCTTCAGGCGGCCTTCAGGAATGTCTTCACCACACATCTGACAGACACCATAAGTGCCATCCTTGATCCTGTCGATGGTCTTATCTATCTCCCGGATGCGTCGGTTTATCTTCTCATTCCAGGCAAGGGAATAATCGGCAGAGTAACTGGAATCGGCAAGATCCGCCAGATCCATGGCCCCGATCCTGTCCTTGTTCTTTTCCCCGCTTGTAACTCTTTGCAGCTCTACGAGGAGATCCATTCTGTCCTCGAGAAGCTTTTTTTTATAATTTTCCAGGGTCTTGTCGTCCATGAAATCGTTTCCCTTTCAGGCTGGCGATTTTATACCGGGTGTCTGTTTACCGGAAATTTCTTCACTATTCCCTATTCCCTCTCCCCTATTCCTTTACTTATGATACGGCTCTCCCCGTATAATGGTAAAAGCCCTGTACACCTGTTCCACCAGGACCAGCCTTGCCATCTGGTGAGGGAGGGTCACAGCTCCCAGCGATATCATCTGATCCGAATCGGTCAGAGCAGATCTGGCAAGACCGTGGGGACCGCCGATGACAAAGCTGATCAGGTCCACCGAATTAAACATCGCTTTTTCAAACCACGAAGCCAGTTCTTCCGAGGACAAGGTCCGGCCTTTTCTGTCCAGAGCCACCTTCAGATCAGCTTTGTGATGTTCCTTCTTCAACCTGCCGTAGGCCGCCTCGAGATCCTGTGCGCTCCCTGATATCTCCTTGGCGGAATCTCGGACCCGAATGGGTGCATAATACCCTATTCGCCGGCTGTATTCGTCAATAGCCTCCCTGAAGTATGGTTCCCGGATCTTTCCAATTCCAAGCACCTGGATCTTCAACTGGGCTTTATCTCCTCAACCTCAGTCGTAAGATCCAGCCTGGGAGCATCTATCCAGAGCCTCTCTATATCATAATATTCCCTGACGGGTTCAAGGAAAACATGGATGACGACTTCGCCGTAATCCAGAAGGACCCATTTACCCTCCCTGAACCCTTCCTCACCGAGAGCCTTGATCCCTACCGCCTTGTAGGCTTGATTCACGTTTTCGGCCACCGCCTGAGTATGCCTGTCGGAGGTGCCGGTAAGGATCACAAAATACTCCGCAATAGAAGACATCCCCCTGAGATCAAGAACCAGAGGATCAAGAGCTTTCTTATCCAATGCCGCGCCAACGGCCAGTCGAGCCATGTCTGTAGAGTTCAAACCTGTTTTTCCCCTCCATTCACACTTTTTGGGGCCGGTAAAGGCCCTTTTGCTGGATATACTGTAAAACCTCATCGGTAACAAGGTTCCGAATACTGTGGCCCCCAGATACCGCCTTTCTTATCATGCTCGAGGAGACATCCACCGGGGAAACCTGCAGTGTCCTGAGGCTGCCACCGCTGTCGTGCAGATAGACACCTCCAGCTGGAGTATAGCGTTCAGAGAGATTTTTCGGAAGTGGGGTCATCAGGTCCACCGGATAGCCCGGGCGGGTCAATACCACAAGGTGAACCTGGGCCAGAACATCTTCCGAGCGGTACCAGCTGTTGATAAGGGAATAGGCATCCCCGCCCAGGGCCATCCATACCAGGGAGTTCTCCGCTGCTTTACTCACCTCTTTCACCGTGTCGAGTGTAAAAGAAGGGCCCTCCCTGTGCAACTCTATGTCAGAAGCGGTAAGGCTCGGGCAGTTGCCCACAGCAAGCTGCACCATCCGCAGGCGATCCTCGGGGGAGGCCGTGGGAGGCTCACGGTGGGGGGGTATTCCCGCCACCATCATCAGTACCTGGTCAAGCCCGAAGGCCGTTGCAAACTCCTGGGCCACCCGGAGATGGCCAATATGGATGGGATCGAAGGTGCCGCCGAAGATTCCGATTTTGGCCATATCATAAGTCCTCGTAATGGTCAAAATTGGAATCTGGAAAAGGGGAAGAGGAGAGGAGGAGAAGGGGGGAAAGATCTTTAACCTGTTTTGTGTCCCCACGTTTCCGAGTCTCCGTGTCAGCCGGTTTTTCCCCTTTTCCCCTCTTCCCCTCTTCCCCTCTTCTGTCGCTCATTCCCTCAAATGCCCTTCCCCCATTACGATCCACTTCTCAGTGGTGAGCTCCACCAATCCCATAGGCCCTCTGGCGTGGAGTTTGTCAGTAGAAATTCCGATCTCGGCTCCCAGACCAAAAACAAAACCATCGTGGAGCCTCGAGGAAGCGTTCACCATTACCGCGGCAGAGTCGACCTCTCTGATAAAACGTTGGGCGTTGGCATGGTTCATGGTAACGATGACATCGGTGTGAGCAGATCCGTAACGCGCGATATGCCCCATCGCTTCATCCATATCAGCCACAACCTTGACGTTGAGGATCCGGTCCAGGTACTCCATAGGCCAGTCCTCATCAGTGGCCTCCTTCACCCAGGGGGCGGCCTCTTTGGTCTCCCGACAGCCGCGGATCTCTACCCCCTCCTCCCTGAACTTCTCAAGAACTTTCTGGAGGAAGGAACCCGTCATGTCCCGATGCACCAGCATCGTCTCCAGGGCGTTGCACGTACCCGGCCGATTAAGCTTTGCGTTGACGCAGATATCCAGGGCCATCTCGACCTGGGCCCCGCTGTCAACATAGGTGTGGCAGACTCCATCCAGGTGCTTGATCACCGGTATTGTTGAGTTCTCCATGATCATCCTGATGAGACCTTTTCCACCACGGGGTATGATCAGGTCCACGTAATCATCCAGTTTCAGAAGGGCGTGAACCGCAGCCCGGTCTGTCATGGGAACCGCCTGAACAGCCTCCGCAGGCAGGCCGGCCTGGACAACGCTGTCGCAAAAAACCCGCGCCAGGGCATTGTTGGAGTGGATAGCCTCGGACCCTCCCCTCAAAATGCAGGCGTTGCCGGATTTAAGGCAAAGGGCCGCCGCGTCTATGGTCACATTGGGCCTCGATTCATAAATGATGCCGATAACACCAATGGGCGCTCTCATTCGCCCCACTTTAAATCCGCTGGGACGTGTCCAGATCCCGGTCACCTCGCCCACCGGGTCAGGCAGAGCCGCAACCTCGTTTACAGCAAGAGCCATTTCTTCGATGCGATTTTCCGTAAGTTTGAGGCGATCCAGCATGGCTGAGGTCAGCCCGGCTTTTTCTCCTGCCGCAAGGTCTTTCTGGTTTTCCACCATCAGCCTGTCTACGGACTCCCTGAGATGCCGGGCAACGGTATCGAGAGCGTCATTCTTTTGAGCTGGTGCGGCGCCGGAGAGTAAACGTGATGCTTTTCGGGCTTTCTCTCCCATATCGTGCATGAGTTTCTGGATGTCCATGGAGATCTCCTTATCGGATTGGCAGAAGGAGGAATTGGGAAGCCCTTCGACAAGCTCAGGGTCCCGAGCATGGTCGAGGGAGAGGGAGGAGGAATAACATCGCTGAAAACAATCCTATAATACTCGCTAATGGTTCATCCTTTATCCTTCTGATCCGCAGAGATGACAAGGTCATCTCTGTGAATAACTTCAGCCCCCGGGCAGGTTCCCAACACACTCTCTATCTCATCACTGTGCCGGCCCATGATCATTCTTATCTGATCAGAGGAAAAGCAGGTGACACCCCGCGCGATCTCTCCATCGTTGGCGTCCATGCAGCGAACCATGGATCCCGCTTCGAAATCTCCCAGTACCTCTCTTACACCTGCAGGAAGAAGACTTTTATTGAGCTTTTTCAGTGCCTTTGAAGCGCCGGCGTCGATGACCAGCGTCCCCTTCGGCTGGCCGGATGAATAGGCGATCCAGTGCTTGCGCAAAGCCAGCTTCTCAGCCGAAGGCAGAAAAAGGGTTCCCGTTGGATCCCCGTTCAGTACCCTGGTAAGGACACCTTCCCTGCGGCCATCAGCGATGACCGTGGGCACACCCATGTGAGCTGTTCGCTTGGCGGCAAGGACCTTTGAGGACATGCCCCCGGACCCCGATTTCCCCGGACCGCCGGCCATGTTGACGATGTGGCTATCCACCTCCTCCACAACCTCAACCAGCTTGCCATCACCGAGCCTCGGGTCCTTGTCGAACAGGCCCTCCGTGTTGGTGAGGAGGACCAGCAGGTCGGCCTCAGCGAGGTTCACCACCATGGATGCCAGAAGGTCGTTATCACCGAAACGGATCTCTTCCACCGACACGGTATCGTTTTCATTGATGACAGGCACAGCGTTCATCTTCAGCAGGGTCTCCAGGGTGTTGTGGGAAAGAACAAACCGGCGTCGATTTTCGAGACCCTCCCTGGTGAGCAGGACCTGTCCTACCCGCTTTCCGTGGCGCGCAAAAGCATCAGCGTAGGCCTGGACAAGGCGGCCCTGGCCCACAGCTGCCAGCGCCTGCTTGATCTTCATCGTCCGGGGCGACTCCTGGTACCCCATGGCCTGCATCCCCATGAGAATGGCTCCTGAACTGACGATGATAAAATCCCGTTCACCTTCCATGGCAGCCATTTCATCGGCCAGATGGTTTAAAAGGTCTTGATCTATCCCTCCGCCAGGGGCTGCGAGAACCATGCTCCCCAGCTTGACAATGACCCTCTTTCGGCCCTTGAGGATGCTGCGTTTGTCCTCAATCATTGCCCTTTTCCTTAAGTTTTTCGATCATGGTGGACAGTTTCCCCACAAGGGGTGTCAACCCCTCACCAACAGCGGCGGAAATGAGCATGGGTCTGATCCCGGTGTCTTCCTGAAACTTTGCCAGGATACTTTCCCTTTCCTCCGGACTGACCACGTCTGCCTTACTCAGGGCCACGATGAAATCCTTCCGGGCAAGATCGTCGGCATATTGCCCAAGTTCCTGGCGGATCGTCCGATAGGCCTCTACAGGATCGCCATCGCCGGGAGCAAGCCCCACCAGATGGAGGATAACAGATGTTCTTTCTACGTGCCTCAGGAATTGGTGACCCAGCCCTACTCCCTGATGAGCCCCCTCTACCAGGCCGGGAACATCGGCGACTACAAAGCTTCTATCATCGTCCACCCTCACGACACCGAGGTTGGGAACCAGGGTGGTGAAGGGATAATCGGCGATCTTTGGACGAGCCGCGGAGATACGGGAAATCAACGTGGATTTTCCGGCGTTGGGAAGCCCCACGATGCCCACATCGGCAATGAGCTTCAGCTCCAGCACCAGATCCCTTGCCTGCCCGTACCTGCCTTCCTCGCTGATCCTGGGTGCCTGTCTGGTGGGGGTAGCAAAGTTGGAGTTCCCCCTGCCTCCTCTGCCTCCCTTTGCGGGGATGAACTCCCCCTCGGTGAGATCAGCCAGAAGCTCTCCGGTAGAAGCATCCATGATCTGAGTCCCTGGCGGGACTCGCAGGACGACGGGATCACCATCTTTACCGGTCATTTTGGAACCGCGGCCGTGGGCACCGGTTCCTGCGCGGTATTCCCTTTTATATCGAAAATCTATGAGAGTGGAAAGTTGGGGGTCGGTGCGGATAAAAACATCCCCGCCTCGGCCCCCATCTCCTCCATCAGGGCCTCCGCGGGGTACAAACTTTTCACGACGGAAACTGACGCAACCGTTTCCCCCCGCTCCCGATTCCACAAAGATCTTGACGCGGTCGATGAAACTCATCGCGGGGGGGGGTGAATTGCTACTCTGCGCCGAAGACGCTGACCTGTTTGCGGGTCTTGTCCTTGCGCTCGAATTTGACGATCCCGTCCACCTTGGCAAAGAGTGTAAAATCTTTGCCCAGACCGACGTTGGAACCAGGGTGGATGCGAGTGCCACACTGACGCACCAGGATGTTTCCTGCGCGGACAAACTCACCTGCAAACTTTTTAACGCCCCGGCGTTTGGACTGGGAGTCTCTTCCGTTATTTGAACTTCCGCCAGCTTTCTTGTGAGCCATCTTTCTTTCCTCCAAAACTATTGACAGGGTCGCAACAAGTCCGGACGGGACTTTTTGCTCCTCGGTAAGCGAAAAGCGGGGTTTTCGCTTACCTTACAAATCAATGACATACAGTTCAAGTCATTGATTTGGGCACCCCACACGGGGTGCGTTGAC carries:
- a CDS encoding HEAT repeat domain-containing protein — its product is MLAGLLCFAPGDGWAAKATVGVTTGGTGRAGHPAIGQQSQLEILKRRYYLASEEERFPVLDEIRELGTDEALDFNLDLLRYPDIKVRREAVDSLKRWGAVGYMAVFTGMDDTEINWLCESIFVELGPRASSFLVDQLGHRDPTFRSRAAYLLGRINDPLAVGPLYKLLKDPDRDVRIQVIQALCDLGDERSLDGILKLFEMEDVGLADFVLQAAEKFGPRSVPALQAALKTGSVRIRSGAALALGRLRLPDTLPYLINALKDREVAVRRSVVKALDGFHHISASEGLFMALRDPNLEVQDYATTALARLNPDIYPTLASRIRDKDPVIRKNIITTLRKIGDREAVPLIISALDDTDVNVRMFAVTALIEFKDPRAIHGLINRMQSEDQMGGLISYAFMEIGESAVDELLKATGDDRFCLTRNLVILQMGDGALGTLHERARSKRNTTLRYNAIALLGELGRPESVPLLADLLQYGDVGWVAANALANMGKPSWSALRQAAGREGIVGDNARHAISQLNDPGLYLELVETLDDDNAALRRAVSEPLVAGGVDVVRLVTEKMAQLEGPKFLDSAEIICRIKDQKAIHPLNKVLFPEPWEPALLEAAQLYSLRQAYSRKGSLEPVLARLKNEMGGAGGGGGPWERVAP
- a CDS encoding inositol monophosphatase family protein; the protein is MTRLDKQQPTRSDLLADAVRISRLAGKLLKDRLLTDISVAHKGEVDLVTEMDRSAQDLIEQEILVKYPDHGILAEEDLHIQGSDGFHWIVDPLDGTTNYAHRFPVFSVSIAVAYRNDILCGVVFNPVTEELFTAIRGEGASLNDMPIRVSKINSLNDSLLGTGFPYNIRESSQTNLDHFKEFAMRTQGIRRCGSAALDLCFVACGRLEGFWELNLKSWDIAAGALIVREAGGVTTDFEGTALEIDGSRVLASNGHIHEQMMEILKISV
- a CDS encoding ComF family protein; the encoded protein is MLLYRGAVAEALSKFKYGGMIGLMAPLQDALATGIGALHPFPEVDLLIPVPLSLNGRWKRGFNQSYILAASVARQLGVEVQTNALRKKGNRTQVGLSAKERSRNASVSFVPGRAIDLVRGQRVLLFDDVYTTGSTVLACSRILRRAGATVSVLTLARAVSPVGVGLSD
- the gpmI gene encoding 2,3-bisphosphoglycerate-independent phosphoglycerate mutase — encoded protein: MNRVKKVPTVLMVLDGWGVSTGEGLDAIAGARTPVMDRLASLYPTTTLGAAGMDVGLPDHQIGNSEVGHLNLGAGRIVYQDFTRINKAIQSGEFFENPVLLDAFRTVKRASGRLHIMGLMSDGGVHSHIDQIKALATMASKNKVDSIFVHAFMDGRDTPPNSGLGFIQEIQQHLATLKNVRLATVAGRFYPMDRDNRWDRVEKGYNALVSGQGFEALSGESAVKEAYERGETDEFIQPTVIYHRGVPVGVIGDGDGVVFMNFRGDRAREISHALNDRDFKSFKRSKFPELSTYVCLARYDENFPYPVIFSPQEHGEILGEVISKHGLTQLRIAETEKYAHVTFFFNGGEERVFPGEDRYLVPSPKDVPTYDLKPQMSAEEVTDKLMDRLRSGDYDFVLVNFANPDMVGHTGVYEAAVTAIEKVDECVGRISDMVIKSGGVLIITSDHGNAESMMDPSGTPHTAHTTRSVPLILVAPGFTSEHPVLREGRLADVAPTILKIMGIAQPSEMTGVPLF
- a CDS encoding tetratricopeptide repeat protein, which gives rise to MSRLATMVILIVVILFSYFAFYNHGTVDLTVWPGKMVELPVVGLVLLSIGIGSAIVFALLALRGIRRSYDNFQVSMKKRRRAKAEELYNRGVDAHLSGKMNQAVKLLEEAVAKDTEFLLPFFRLGTVYLALGEFQKALELHRKALEAHTGNLRVLLFLVDDYLAAGQLTEAVGILNKILSKDDSNRTALIALRDIQEKQGDWEGAVNTQRKFIKAAGREPESQSYLLGLRYQVAAGYLDNGDAEKAVKTLRDILKESPDFVAATVALGEARIRSGKVDEGLKILTEGYNRHHNPVFLQVMEEKLIKKENPRKLIETFRGLLDSAPEDVFLNLFYGKICLRLEMVDESYMALKKVESTGYVSPLLHALLGEVNARRERYKESIKEFGLYVDLSDGLNPRFICGNCSHTVDAWASRCQSCGLWNSFALPGLTEPRSTPADSPQYENEE
- a CDS encoding TraR/DksA family transcriptional regulator, producing MDDKTLENYKKKLLEDRMDLLVELQRVTSGEKNKDRIGAMDLADLADSSYSADYSLAWNEKINRRIREIDKTIDRIKDGTYGVCQMCGEDIPEGRLKVRPIANYCAQCKEDLEKRGEIK
- a CDS encoding 23S rRNA (pseudouridine(1915)-N(3))-methyltransferase RlmH — its product is MKIQVLGIGKIREPYFREAIDEYSRRIGYYAPIRVRDSAKEISGSAQDLEAAYGRLKKEHHKADLKVALDRKGRTLSSEELASWFEKAMFNSVDLISFVIGGPHGLARSALTDSDQMISLGAVTLPHQMARLVLVEQVYRAFTIIRGEPYHK
- the rsfS gene encoding ribosome silencing factor; translation: MNSTDMARLAVGAALDKKALDPLVLDLRGMSSIAEYFVILTGTSDRHTQAVAENVNQAYKAVGIKALGEEGFREGKWVLLDYGEVVIHVFLEPVREYYDIERLWIDAPRLDLTTEVEEIKPS